Proteins found in one Rhodobacteraceae bacterium D3-12 genomic segment:
- a CDS encoding sarcosine oxidase subunit gamma, translating to MSDPKSAVAGARFDGIAKVEEVGLIGMITLRGNADEKTFATAVKKVCGMGLPGQRAINRKGGKALIWMSPDEFLLALPHEEADAEVAALDKALTGVHSLAVNVSDARAVFEVSGSQARDVLAKLFPVDLSKDAFGEGAVRRSRIAQVPAALWMEGAEGFRVMCFRSVGQYVFDLLCAAAADGSEVGHLA from the coding sequence ATGTCTGATCCTAAGAGTGCAGTCGCGGGTGCCCGGTTTGACGGGATTGCCAAGGTTGAAGAGGTTGGGTTGATTGGCATGATCACCCTGCGTGGCAACGCAGACGAAAAAACCTTTGCCACAGCGGTCAAGAAGGTCTGTGGTATGGGTTTGCCCGGCCAGCGCGCGATTAATCGCAAGGGAGGCAAGGCGCTGATCTGGATGTCGCCGGATGAGTTTCTGCTGGCCTTGCCACATGAGGAGGCGGATGCAGAGGTTGCAGCTTTGGATAAGGCGTTAACCGGCGTGCATTCGCTTGCTGTGAATGTGTCGGACGCACGGGCGGTGTTTGAAGTGAGCGGGTCGCAGGCGCGCGATGTGCTGGCCAAGCTTTTCCCTGTCGATCTGTCGAAAGATGCGTTTGGCGAGGGGGCGGTCCGTCGCTCGCGCATTGCGCAGGTTCCGGCGGCTCTCTGGATGGAGGGGGCGGAGGGGTTTCGCGTGATGTGCTTCCGGTCGGTTGGGCAATATGTTTTTGATTTGCTTTGCGCGGCTGCGGCGGATGGAAGCGAGGTCGGGCATCTGGCGTGA
- a CDS encoding sarcosine oxidase subunit alpha family protein, with translation MSTRLANGGRRIDRAKRVSFSFNGTEMNGFAGDTLAAALLANDQMMMGRSFKYHRPRGVVASGAEEPNALMGVGEGGRFEPNQRATTTELFNGLSASSQNHWPSLNFDVGAINNRLARFFPAGFYYKTFMFPRVAWKHIYEPIVRQSAGLGRVPKDRDVDTYEHTYAFYDVVVIGGGVAGLLAAKAAGEAGAKVLLMEQTAHWGGRAPVDGGEVDGKPVAECVDALVAELGAMGNVTLRTRMMGAGVYDHGYVLGYERLRDHCPEEAGPRHRLWRIRAGRIVTTTGAIERPLSFAGNDIPGVMLASALRDYIVDYGVSAGDRVVVVTINDDAYRTAIAVKKAGLAVPVILDARAAGGGALADAARALGIRVENGKGIAKVLGKKRVTGVAICAQAGEGAVLEEIACDAVAMSGGWSPVVHLWSHCGGKLNWDETQAHFRPDGGRPPLGADGEGFVLAAGAANGELTLGAIVSDAVEVGARAAWETGHKTKGSAAPVAEAESEAVMEPVWLMPQGAGPKLRMKAWLDYQNDVKVSDVQLAAKEGYESVEHTKRYTTLGMATDQGKLSNINGLAILSDALGQPIPQTGTTTFRPPYTPISMGAIGGEARGEIFQPLRRTPMQDWHEEAGAHWEPVGHWRRPYCYPKTGESHGDAVAREVRATRESLGLLDASTLGKLIVKGPDAGKFLDMLYTNMMSTLKPGKCRYGLMCSENGFLMDDGVVARLDEETFLCHTTTGGAERIHAHMEEWLQTEWWDWKVYAANVTEQWAQIALVGPNARKALEQMTDEDLSAEALPFMAWKDIKLSGVQARVFRISFSGELSYEIAVPASQGRALWGMLLAVGGEYGVTPYGTEALHVMRAEKGFIMIGDETDGTVIPQDLGLHWALSKKKEDYLGKRAQARSHMTDPDRWRLVGLETVDGSVLPDGAYAVAEGENANGQRKMQGRVTSTYFSPTLNKGIAMGLVLHGPERMGEVIDFPGTDGKTYSARIVDPVFYDKDGEKQNV, from the coding sequence ATGAGCACGCGTCTTGCAAACGGGGGGCGGCGGATCGACCGCGCCAAGCGGGTCAGCTTCAGCTTTAACGGCACCGAGATGAACGGGTTTGCGGGCGACACCCTTGCGGCGGCGCTTTTGGCGAATGATCAGATGATGATGGGCCGGTCGTTCAAATATCACCGTCCGCGCGGCGTGGTGGCGAGCGGGGCCGAAGAGCCGAATGCCTTGATGGGTGTGGGCGAGGGGGGCCGGTTTGAGCCGAACCAACGTGCCACAACAACGGAGCTGTTCAACGGATTGAGCGCGAGTAGCCAGAATCACTGGCCCAGTCTCAATTTCGATGTGGGTGCGATCAACAACCGGCTGGCGCGGTTCTTCCCGGCTGGTTTTTATTACAAGACGTTCATGTTTCCGCGCGTGGCGTGGAAGCATATTTACGAGCCGATCGTGCGCCAATCTGCCGGGCTGGGCCGGGTGCCGAAGGATCGCGATGTTGACACCTATGAACACACCTATGCGTTCTACGACGTTGTGGTGATTGGCGGCGGGGTGGCCGGGCTTCTGGCAGCGAAAGCGGCTGGCGAGGCCGGCGCCAAAGTGTTGCTGATGGAGCAGACCGCCCATTGGGGCGGGCGGGCGCCGGTGGATGGTGGCGAGGTTGACGGCAAACCCGTGGCGGAATGCGTTGACGCTTTGGTGGCTGAGCTTGGTGCGATGGGGAATGTCACGCTTCGCACCCGGATGATGGGGGCGGGAGTTTACGACCATGGCTATGTGCTTGGCTATGAGCGGCTGCGCGACCATTGCCCGGAGGAGGCAGGCCCGCGCCACCGCTTGTGGCGCATTCGCGCCGGGCGGATCGTGACGACGACAGGGGCGATTGAGCGTCCTTTGAGCTTTGCCGGGAATGACATTCCGGGGGTGATGCTGGCCTCTGCTCTGCGCGATTACATCGTGGACTATGGCGTAAGCGCGGGCGACCGTGTGGTCGTTGTAACCATCAATGACGATGCCTATCGCACGGCGATAGCGGTGAAGAAAGCCGGGCTTGCCGTGCCGGTGATTTTGGATGCGCGGGCGGCGGGTGGTGGGGCCTTGGCCGATGCTGCGCGCGCGCTTGGTATTCGCGTGGAAAATGGCAAAGGGATTGCCAAGGTTCTGGGCAAAAAGCGCGTCACCGGCGTGGCGATCTGTGCGCAGGCGGGCGAGGGCGCGGTTCTTGAAGAAATCGCCTGTGACGCGGTGGCGATGTCGGGCGGATGGTCGCCGGTTGTGCATTTGTGGTCGCATTGCGGGGGCAAGCTGAATTGGGACGAGACCCAAGCGCATTTCCGCCCCGATGGTGGCAGGCCGCCGTTGGGCGCGGATGGTGAAGGTTTCGTCTTGGCGGCAGGGGCGGCAAATGGTGAGCTGACGCTGGGTGCGATTGTCAGCGATGCGGTCGAAGTTGGCGCACGCGCGGCATGGGAGACGGGTCACAAAACCAAGGGCAGCGCGGCACCTGTGGCGGAAGCGGAGTCCGAGGCGGTGATGGAGCCTGTATGGCTTATGCCGCAGGGTGCGGGGCCGAAGCTGCGCATGAAAGCGTGGCTGGATTACCAGAACGACGTTAAAGTAAGCGATGTGCAGTTGGCCGCGAAAGAGGGCTATGAAAGCGTAGAGCACACCAAGCGGTATACGACACTTGGGATGGCAACAGATCAGGGCAAGTTGAGTAATATCAATGGCCTGGCGATTCTTTCTGATGCGTTGGGTCAACCTATTCCGCAAACAGGCACAACGACCTTTCGACCGCCATACACACCGATCTCCATGGGGGCGATTGGAGGTGAGGCACGCGGCGAGATATTCCAGCCGTTGCGGCGCACACCGATGCAAGACTGGCACGAAGAGGCCGGTGCCCATTGGGAACCCGTTGGCCATTGGCGGCGGCCTTATTGCTATCCCAAGACCGGTGAAAGCCATGGCGATGCAGTGGCCCGCGAAGTGCGCGCCACGCGCGAGAGCCTTGGGTTGCTCGACGCGTCCACGCTCGGCAAATTGATTGTGAAAGGGCCGGACGCGGGCAAGTTCCTCGACATGCTCTACACCAATATGATGAGCACCTTGAAACCGGGCAAATGCCGTTATGGGCTGATGTGTAGTGAAAACGGGTTCTTGATGGATGATGGTGTTGTTGCGCGGCTGGATGAAGAGACGTTCCTGTGTCACACCACCACCGGCGGGGCCGAGCGCATTCATGCCCATATGGAAGAATGGCTTCAGACCGAATGGTGGGACTGGAAGGTTTATGCCGCGAATGTAACCGAGCAATGGGCGCAGATTGCCCTTGTCGGCCCGAATGCCCGCAAGGCTCTGGAACAGATGACAGATGAGGATCTGAGTGCTGAGGCGCTGCCGTTTATGGCGTGGAAAGATATAAAGCTAAGCGGCGTTCAAGCGCGGGTGTTCCGAATTTCATTCTCGGGAGAGTTAAGTTACGAAATCGCTGTGCCTGCCAGCCAAGGCCGCGCTTTGTGGGGAATGTTGCTTGCCGTAGGAGGTGAGTATGGCGTGACCCCATACGGGACCGAAGCCTTGCATGTGATGCGGGCCGAAAAGGGCTTCATCATGATCGGTGATGAGACCGATGGCACAGTGATCCCGCAGGACCTTGGACTGCACTGGGCGCTTTCAAAGAAAAAAGAGGACTATTTGGGCAAGCGCGCGCAGGCACGTTCCCACATGACGGACCCTGATCGCTGGCGGCTTGTCGGTTTGGAAACCGTGGACGGGTCGGTCTTGCCTGATGGTGCCTATGCCGTTGCAGAAGGTGAAAACGCCAACGGGCAGCGCAAGATGCAAGGGCGTGTGACTTCGACCTATTTTAGTCCGACGCTCAACAAAGGCATCGCGATGGGGTTGGTGCTGCATGGGCCGGAGCGGATGGGCGAAGTGATCGATTTCCCCGGTACGGATGGCAAGACCTATTCTGCCCGGATCGTGGACCCGGTGTTCTATGACAAAGATGGGGAGAAGCAGAATGTCTGA
- a CDS encoding TauD/TfdA family dioxygenase, with protein MQIKRLTGLFGAEIFDADIRDPTQFDALRAAFAEHSVITIRNQSITPDEHLAFARRFGPINVNRFFKALNSHPEVALVLKEADQTGAIGEEWHTDHAYDLEPATGSILHAIDIPPYGGDTVFCSTTAAYDALSDRFKHMLEGLYAWHSSRHVFGAEAAAADSSRSGRLGNAEKATQDVLHPVVICHPLSGRKSLFVNPQFTTHIDGLTSIESDAILGAIYAHCQKPEFQARVRWQKGDVTMWDNRATWHKAINDYHGHRREMHRVTIEGCALSPA; from the coding sequence ATGCAAATCAAGCGTTTGACCGGCCTTTTTGGAGCCGAGATATTCGACGCCGACATCCGCGACCCCACCCAATTCGACGCGTTGCGCGCTGCCTTCGCCGAACATTCTGTCATCACCATCCGCAATCAGAGCATCACCCCGGATGAGCACCTCGCCTTTGCCCGCCGCTTTGGCCCTATCAACGTCAACCGTTTCTTCAAAGCCCTCAACAGTCACCCGGAAGTTGCCCTCGTTTTGAAAGAAGCCGATCAAACCGGTGCAATTGGCGAAGAATGGCACACCGATCACGCCTATGACCTTGAGCCTGCCACCGGCTCAATCCTGCATGCCATCGACATCCCGCCCTATGGCGGCGACACCGTCTTTTGCTCCACCACTGCTGCCTATGACGCACTTTCCGACCGGTTCAAGCACATGCTTGAGGGGCTCTATGCCTGGCACAGCTCCCGCCATGTTTTCGGGGCCGAAGCAGCCGCCGCCGACAGCTCTCGCAGCGGTCGCCTGGGCAACGCCGAAAAGGCGACACAAGACGTGCTGCACCCGGTTGTCATCTGTCACCCGCTGTCCGGGCGCAAGTCGCTCTTTGTGAACCCACAGTTTACCACACACATCGACGGACTTACCTCGATCGAGTCCGACGCCATCCTCGGGGCGATATACGCCCATTGCCAAAAACCCGAGTTTCAAGCCCGCGTGCGATGGCAAAAGGGCGACGTCACGATGTGGGACAACCGCGCGACATGGCACAAAGCGATCAACGACTACCACGGCCACCGCCGCGAGATGCATCGCGTCACAATAGAAGGCTGTGCCCTTAGCCCGGCTTAA
- a CDS encoding efflux RND transporter periplasmic adaptor subunit: MRILPILTAVLVSVFLYFLIIERETLLSWANGDVQDGAGKDGATEGAAAGSDTPPPADTPANTATAKQPAPTTINVVAIHSEAKSIDSAVILRGQTEAARQIDMRAETSGLIVSTPLRKGSFVEEGQVLCRLDPGTRESALAEAKARLSEAQARVPEAEAQLPRSEADLQNARAQLITARAQRTEAEINLNAALKLSEGGYASDTRVASAQAAMSGADAGIASALAGVKSAEAGTKTAQSGILSAKASIQAAEAAVAAAQKEIERLEIRAPFEGLLETDTAELGALMQPGSVCATVIQLDPIKLVGFVPETEIHRVSVGSLAGARLTTGEELVGRVSFLSRSADPLTRTFRVEIAVPNPALSVRDGQTVEIIISSEGADAHLVPQSSLTLNDDGVLGVRVVTGDSMAKFQPVTLLRDSAEGVWITGLENAADVIVIGQEYVVDGVPVKASFQEATK, translated from the coding sequence ATGCGCATCTTGCCGATTCTCACCGCCGTTTTGGTCAGCGTGTTTCTCTATTTCCTAATCATTGAACGCGAGACGCTGCTCTCATGGGCGAATGGCGACGTCCAAGACGGGGCTGGAAAAGACGGGGCCACAGAAGGCGCAGCTGCGGGCTCTGATACGCCCCCTCCCGCCGATACTCCGGCCAACACGGCGACCGCCAAACAGCCCGCCCCCACGACGATCAACGTCGTTGCCATCCATTCCGAAGCCAAGTCTATCGACAGCGCCGTTATTTTGCGCGGCCAGACCGAAGCCGCGCGCCAGATCGACATGCGTGCGGAAACCAGTGGTTTGATTGTCTCCACGCCCCTACGCAAAGGCTCATTTGTTGAAGAGGGGCAAGTTCTCTGCCGGCTCGATCCCGGCACGCGTGAATCCGCCCTCGCCGAAGCCAAAGCGCGCCTTTCCGAAGCGCAGGCCCGCGTGCCCGAAGCCGAGGCGCAGTTGCCCCGCTCCGAGGCCGACTTGCAGAATGCCCGCGCCCAGCTCATCACCGCCCGCGCCCAACGTACCGAGGCCGAAATCAATCTCAACGCCGCGCTTAAGCTTTCTGAAGGTGGCTACGCCTCAGACACCCGCGTCGCATCAGCACAAGCCGCCATGAGCGGAGCAGACGCGGGCATCGCCTCGGCACTGGCCGGGGTTAAATCAGCCGAGGCAGGCACGAAAACCGCGCAATCCGGCATCCTGAGCGCCAAGGCCAGCATCCAAGCCGCAGAAGCCGCCGTGGCCGCTGCGCAAAAAGAGATCGAGCGCCTCGAAATCCGTGCCCCCTTCGAAGGCCTGCTTGAAACAGACACCGCCGAACTGGGCGCGCTGATGCAACCCGGTTCGGTCTGCGCCACCGTGATCCAGCTTGACCCGATCAAGCTTGTCGGCTTTGTGCCGGAGACCGAAATCCACCGCGTCTCTGTCGGCTCACTCGCCGGCGCGCGCCTGACCACCGGCGAAGAGCTTGTTGGCCGCGTCAGCTTCCTGTCGCGGTCCGCCGATCCTCTGACCCGCACCTTCCGCGTCGAAATCGCCGTTCCCAACCCTGCCCTTTCGGTCCGTGATGGCCAAACGGTCGAAATCATCATCTCGTCCGAAGGTGCAGATGCCCACCTCGTCCCGCAATCCTCGCTTACGCTGAACGATGACGGCGTTCTTGGCGTGCGGGTCGTAACCGGTGACAGCATGGCAAAATTCCAACCCGTCACGCTTTTACGAGACAGCGCCGAAGGCGTCTGGATCACCGGGCTTGAAAACGCCGCCGACGTGATCGTCATCGGCCAAGAATATGTGGTCGACGGTGTCCCCGTCAAAGCATCGTTCCAGGAGGCCACCAAATGA
- a CDS encoding GNAT family N-acetyltransferase: MNVTVRPVGPQDWDDWRRLWQLYLEFYETSRSEDVQRQTWARIIAGDRGMFAAIAHDGDGKAVGIVNFLYHAGFWMVEDQVYLNDLYVLPETRGTGAGRALIEHVGAHAQARGVSKVYWLTAENNAPARALYDKLASKTPFVHYVLAPSG, encoded by the coding sequence ATGAATGTGACAGTGCGCCCGGTGGGGCCGCAAGATTGGGATGACTGGCGGCGGCTTTGGCAGCTTTACCTGGAATTTTACGAGACCAGCCGATCAGAAGATGTGCAGCGCCAAACATGGGCGCGGATCATAGCCGGAGATCGTGGCATGTTCGCCGCGATTGCCCATGACGGTGACGGCAAGGCCGTGGGGATCGTGAATTTTCTCTATCATGCCGGCTTCTGGATGGTGGAGGATCAGGTTTACCTTAACGATCTATATGTGCTGCCTGAGACGCGTGGCACAGGAGCGGGGCGGGCCTTGATCGAGCATGTCGGCGCCCATGCTCAAGCGCGCGGGGTGAGCAAAGTTTACTGGCTGACCGCCGAAAATAACGCACCGGCGAGGGCTCTTTATGATAAGCTGGCAAGCAAGACGCCATTTGTACATTACGTGTTGGCGCCCAGCGGTTAA
- a CDS encoding TIGR00730 family Rossman fold protein: MPPHQPTPSICVYCGSRAGASPSYLEAATSFGQGLANRHWRLVYGAGDVGLMGAVARAAQAAGGDTFGVIPTHLLQLEVGKRDLTSFIVTENMHERKKVMYMNANAVVVLPGGAGSLDEFFEILTWAQLGLHDKPIILINIEGYWGPLVTLIDHTITQGFADPSLRKLFSVADTPAAAFATLETAFQSPST; this comes from the coding sequence ATGCCCCCCCACCAACCCACACCTTCCATTTGTGTCTATTGCGGCTCACGCGCCGGCGCTTCCCCTTCTTATTTGGAAGCCGCCACAAGCTTCGGTCAAGGCCTTGCCAACCGCCACTGGCGATTGGTCTATGGCGCAGGCGATGTCGGCCTGATGGGCGCAGTCGCGCGCGCAGCGCAGGCGGCTGGCGGCGATACATTTGGCGTCATCCCGACCCACCTGTTGCAGCTCGAAGTCGGCAAACGCGACCTCACCAGCTTCATCGTGACCGAAAACATGCATGAGCGCAAAAAGGTCATGTATATGAACGCCAACGCCGTTGTTGTTTTGCCCGGCGGTGCTGGCTCGCTTGATGAGTTTTTTGAAATCCTGACCTGGGCGCAACTCGGCTTGCACGACAAACCGATCATCCTGATCAACATCGAAGGCTATTGGGGCCCGCTGGTCACGCTGATTGATCACACCATCACCCAAGGTTTCGCCGATCCTTCCCTGCGCAAGCTTTTCTCGGTCGCAGACACCCCCGCCGCCGCTTTCGCAACACTGGAAACCGCCTTCCAATCCCCTTCAACCTAA
- a CDS encoding DUF2855 family protein — protein MVERVLVSQADITKAVINNCDEAELADGEVRLKLESFALTTNNVTYAVTGFQIGYWQFFPAGREGQGIVPVWGVARVVESRSEAVSEGVRLYGFYPMAETLVIAPAAQSEGVFIDMAAHRSDLPVVYNTYVTVRDGTEKDDYLRALLQPLLATSYLLFDWLSDNSWFGAEQIIIGSASSKTGLGLCKFLAEPEERPYQIVGLTSKGNRDFVAALGACDAVKTYDEIDDLEQVPSVYVDMAGNSEVKMALHTRLADHLKYSTAVGMSHWDKFTGVEGLPGPKPQFFFAPSQIVKRREDWGAGVIEQQITAAWKRVAQDAESWLDLRVHDGLEAAMAVYSDLSQGRADPREGHVIRLKN, from the coding sequence ATGGTCGAACGCGTTCTTGTGAGCCAAGCCGATATTACCAAGGCAGTTATCAACAATTGCGACGAAGCGGAGTTGGCCGACGGAGAGGTACGGCTGAAGCTGGAGAGCTTTGCGCTGACAACGAACAACGTTACCTATGCCGTGACCGGGTTCCAGATAGGCTATTGGCAGTTCTTTCCGGCCGGGCGCGAAGGGCAGGGGATTGTGCCGGTTTGGGGCGTGGCGCGTGTTGTCGAGAGCCGAAGTGAGGCCGTGAGCGAGGGTGTGCGGCTATATGGGTTCTATCCCATGGCCGAGACGCTGGTCATCGCGCCCGCAGCACAGAGCGAAGGTGTGTTCATAGACATGGCAGCGCATCGCTCGGATTTGCCAGTGGTTTACAACACCTATGTCACCGTGCGCGATGGCACAGAGAAAGACGATTATCTGCGCGCCCTGTTGCAGCCGCTTTTGGCGACGTCATATCTTTTGTTTGACTGGCTGTCGGACAATTCATGGTTTGGTGCAGAACAGATTATCATAGGCAGCGCGTCGTCAAAGACCGGATTGGGCCTGTGCAAGTTTCTGGCCGAGCCTGAGGAGCGGCCTTATCAGATCGTTGGGCTGACCTCTAAGGGGAACCGTGACTTTGTCGCGGCGTTGGGGGCCTGCGATGCGGTCAAAACCTATGACGAGATTGATGATCTGGAGCAGGTGCCATCGGTTTATGTGGATATGGCGGGCAATTCGGAGGTCAAGATGGCGCTGCACACGCGGCTTGCCGATCACCTGAAATACTCCACTGCTGTAGGCATGAGCCACTGGGACAAGTTCACCGGGGTTGAGGGTCTTCCGGGGCCGAAACCACAGTTTTTCTTTGCACCATCGCAGATCGTTAAGCGGCGCGAGGATTGGGGGGCGGGCGTTATCGAACAGCAGATCACCGCCGCATGGAAGCGGGTTGCACAGGACGCCGAAAGCTGGCTCGATTTACGGGTGCATGATGGGTTGGAGGCGGCAATGGCGGTCTATTCCGATTTGTCACAAGGGCGGGCCGATCCGCGTGAAGGGCATGTGATCCGGTTGAAGAATTGA
- a CDS encoding LysM peptidoglycan-binding domain-containing protein encodes MNTSNGLTAVQAWGLRLVAAFVVVVGGAWIAGVFDGKPEPGNGNLPEAEAPAPKASVGSKVEKPIVQEPKPQQPKAEIKASGESEKAAVVPPVSKPAISAPTEPSDSKVVVMTPPRIDLVRVEPGGSVTVAGKAEPGAEVIVEIDKKNVGRHAVEADGSFAYFFEVAPSEAPRMIRLKAAMNGENWVYSEESAILSPVRPVVREIAKAPVSKTSEPASDTMRAPVTSLPEEKQQPAAVQPKTAKAEASTQNKAPAPDIAGAPAKVPAPVVQVDVAPLVAAPSKPDQQPAQPQQQLPPKPVTQPVPAVVIASNEGLRVIQPPAAAPDVMSAVALDTISYSDAGEVELAGRAKGSGFVRIYINNKPVTTSRIAADGNWRTGLPNVDTGVYTLRVDELDTEGNVTSRVETPFKREAQEVVVKAGQVTAITVQPGNTLWALAKDTYGDGVLYVRLYEANRDRIRDPDLIFPGQVFDLPKE; translated from the coding sequence ATGAACACATCGAATGGTCTGACGGCGGTGCAAGCATGGGGTTTGAGGCTTGTCGCGGCGTTTGTAGTGGTTGTAGGCGGAGCGTGGATTGCCGGGGTGTTTGACGGTAAGCCGGAGCCGGGGAATGGCAATCTGCCTGAGGCGGAGGCGCCAGCCCCGAAGGCTTCGGTTGGATCGAAAGTTGAGAAACCGATCGTGCAGGAGCCAAAACCGCAGCAACCGAAGGCTGAAATTAAGGCATCGGGTGAGAGTGAAAAAGCGGCTGTTGTGCCTCCGGTGTCAAAGCCCGCGATTTCGGCACCAACCGAACCATCCGACAGCAAGGTGGTCGTGATGACTCCGCCGCGGATCGACCTTGTGCGCGTAGAGCCGGGCGGTAGCGTCACTGTCGCAGGAAAGGCGGAGCCGGGGGCGGAAGTCATTGTCGAAATAGACAAGAAAAACGTTGGACGTCATGCCGTAGAGGCCGATGGCAGTTTCGCCTATTTCTTTGAGGTGGCGCCGTCGGAAGCCCCCAGAATGATCCGGCTTAAAGCTGCGATGAACGGGGAGAACTGGGTCTATTCTGAAGAGAGCGCGATCCTTTCGCCGGTTCGACCGGTTGTTCGAGAAATCGCGAAAGCGCCGGTGTCGAAAACATCCGAGCCTGCAAGTGATACTATGCGTGCGCCGGTGACGAGTTTGCCAGAAGAGAAACAACAGCCAGCGGCCGTCCAACCGAAGACAGCAAAAGCCGAGGCCAGCACACAGAATAAGGCGCCGGCACCAGACATTGCAGGCGCACCAGCAAAAGTGCCAGCGCCCGTGGTGCAGGTTGATGTCGCGCCGTTGGTTGCGGCGCCGTCCAAGCCGGACCAGCAACCGGCGCAACCGCAGCAACAATTGCCGCCAAAACCAGTGACCCAGCCGGTCCCTGCGGTTGTTATCGCAAGCAACGAGGGTTTGCGTGTGATTCAACCGCCCGCCGCTGCGCCCGACGTTATGAGCGCCGTTGCGTTGGACACGATCAGCTATTCTGATGCGGGAGAGGTCGAGTTGGCAGGGCGCGCGAAGGGCAGCGGTTTCGTTCGTATTTACATTAACAACAAGCCAGTCACCACGTCGCGTATTGCGGCGGACGGCAATTGGCGCACGGGTCTGCCGAATGTTGATACCGGGGTTTACACGCTTCGTGTGGATGAGCTTGATACCGAGGGCAATGTCACAAGCCGGGTGGAAACACCGTTCAAGCGCGAGGCGCAGGAGGTCGTCGTCAAGGCCGGGCAAGTGACGGCAATCACGGTGCAGCCGGGTAATACACTTTGGGCGCTGGCCAAGGACACCTATGGTGATGGGGTGCTCTATGTGCGCTTGTATGAAGCCAATCGCGACCGTATCCGCGATCCGGACCTGATTTTTCCGGGGCAGGTGTTTGATCTTCCAAAGGAGTGA
- a CDS encoding superoxide dismutase: MAFELPDLPYAHDALAAKGMSAETLEYHHDLHHNAYVTNGNKAIEGTEWDGKSLEEIIVGTYDKSAVAQNGIFNNISQLWNHNQFWEMMGPGDTGMPGALEKALSESFGSVDEFKSQFAAAGAGQFGSGWAWLVQNSDGSLAVTKTENGVNPLCFGQTALLGCDVWEHSYYIDFRNKRPAYLDNFLNNLVNWENVAGRMK, encoded by the coding sequence ATGGCATTCGAACTTCCTGATCTTCCTTACGCCCACGACGCGCTGGCCGCGAAAGGCATGAGCGCCGAGACGCTGGAATACCACCACGACCTGCACCACAACGCCTATGTCACAAACGGCAACAAGGCGATTGAGGGCACCGAATGGGACGGCAAGAGCCTCGAAGAGATCATTGTCGGCACTTATGACAAATCCGCCGTGGCGCAGAACGGAATTTTCAACAACATCAGCCAGTTGTGGAACCACAACCAGTTCTGGGAGATGATGGGCCCGGGCGATACCGGCATGCCTGGTGCGCTGGAAAAGGCGCTGAGCGAGAGCTTCGGCTCGGTTGATGAGTTTAAATCGCAATTTGCCGCTGCTGGTGCGGGGCAGTTTGGCTCGGGCTGGGCATGGTTGGTTCAGAACAGCGACGGGTCGCTGGCGGTGACCAAAACCGAAAATGGCGTGAACCCGCTCTGCTTTGGCCAGACCGCGCTTTTGGGTTGCGATGTGTGGGAGCATTCCTACTACATCGATTTCCGCAACAAGCGTCCAGCATATTTGGACAATTTCCTGAACAATTTGGTGAATTGGGAAAACGTTGCTGGTCGGATGAAGTAA